In one Trichosurus vulpecula isolate mTriVul1 chromosome 8, mTriVul1.pri, whole genome shotgun sequence genomic region, the following are encoded:
- the MMP21 gene encoding matrix metalloproteinase-21, whose amino-acid sequence MPAAVHLPGTWLLCFLAAPWPTQLEKLFHIRDHSDIEESVLHQAEPVTDLHSAQLFLSKYGWTEGHRVKLLVGLGRDPGLVKAIAKFQSFSQLPVTGQLDEATLAAMNQPRCGMPDRQPVQKVDLLPLTSDTGSAQRDRAPLSITPRGGSTDPSTKVRKKRFLKMFSPQKQEPSPPSAPGRRAFSRRLLRWRLVGEGYSSQLSIEEQRFIFSLAFRMWSEVTPLTFKEDLLSPAARIDIKLGFGRGRHLGCSRAFDGSGQEFAHAWNFGDIHFDDDEHFTSPPSDSGISLLKVAVHEIGHVLGLPHLDRTGSIMQPNYIPQEAGFELDWADRKAIQKLYGSCEGPFDTAFDWIRKEKTRLGELVVSFSTYFFRNSWYWLYENRHNRTRYGDPILTPIGWRGIPSRDIDAYVHIWTWRRDERYFFKGSHYWRYDSDNDRAYTKDEQGKSYPQLISEGFPGIPSPLDTAFYDRRTQLIYFFQGSLVFAFDVDTHQVAKSYPKSLVDAFPPVAPPNHPFRDIDSAYFSYAHSAIFFFKGNAYWRVANDKDRRQNSSLAFNALFPKESISQKWFDICDVHPSTLKMKEQNADRNIG is encoded by the exons ATGCCGGCTGCTGTCCATCTGCCTGGGACGTGGCTGCTCTGCTTTCTGGCTGCCCCCTGGCCCACCCAGCTAGAAAAACTCTTCCACATTCGAGACCACTCAGACATAGAGGAGTCTGTCCTGCACCAAGCAGAGCCTGTCACTGACCTCCATTCTGCTCAG ttgtTCTTATCCAAATATGGCTGGACAGAAGG GCACAGAGTGAAACTCCTGGTGGGACTTGGCAGAGACCCAGGCCTTGTGAAGGCCATTGCAAAGTTCCAGTCCTTTAGCCAGTTACCAGTGACTGGACAGCTGGATGAAGCCACCCTGGCAGCGATGAACCAGCCCCGGTGCGGCATGCCTGACCGCCAGCCCGTGCAGAAGGTGGACCTGCTGCCACTGACTTCGGACACTGGCTCAGCTCAGAGAGATAGGGCGCCTCTGAGCATCACGCCCAGGGGAGGAAGCACAGACCCCAGTACCAAAGTGCGTAAGAAACGATTCCTGAAAATGTTCTCCCCACAAAAGCAGGAGCCCAGCCCCCCAAGTGCCCCAGGACGGAGAGCCTTCTCCAGGAGGCTGCTGAGGTGGAGGCTGGTCGGGGAGGGCTACAGCAGCCAGCTGTCCATCGAGGAGCAGAGGTTCATCTTTAGCTTGGCTTTCCGGATGTGGAGCGAGGTGACTCCACTCACATTCAAAGAGGACCTCCTTTCTCCTGCAGCGCGCATCGATATCAAGTTGGGCTTTGGAAGAG GTCGACACCTCGGCTGCAGCCGGGCATTTGATGGAAGCGGCCAAGAGTTCGCCCATGCCTGGAACTTTGGGGACATTCACTTTGATGATGACGAGCACTTCACGTCCCCACCCAGTGACAGCGGGATCAGTCTTCTCAAA GTAGCAGTTCATGAAATTGGCCACGTCCTAGGCTTGCCTCACCTGGACCGGACGGGATCGATAATGCAGCCGAATTACATTCCCCAGGAGGCTGGGTTTGAGTTGGACTGGGCAGACAGGAAAGCAATACAAAAACTGTACG GGTCATGCGAAGGACCGTTTGACACCGCCTTTGACTGGATCCGCAAAGAGAAAACCCGCCTAGGAGAGCTTGTCGTAAGCTTTAGCACATATTTCTTCCGCAACAGCTGGTACTGGCTTTATGAGAACCGCCACAACAGGACCCGCTATGGGGATCCGATCCTCACCCCCATTGGATGGCGCGGAATTCCCTCTCGCGACATCGATGCTTATGTCCACATAtggacctggagaagagatgaacGTTACTTTTTCAAAG GGAGTCACTACTGGCGGTACGACAGTGACAATGACCGGGCCTACACGAAAGATGAACAAGGGAAGAGCTATCCCCAGCTCATCTCGGAGGGCTTTCCCGGCATCCCCAGCCCCCTGGACACGGCCTTCTACGACCGGAGGACCCAGCTCATTTATTTCTTCCAGGGGTCTTTG GTGTTTGCGTTTGATGTGGACACACACCAAGTGGCTAAATCTTATCCAAAGAGTTTGGTTGACGCTTTCCCGCCGGTCGCTCCCCCAAACCATCCCTTCAGGGACATAGACTCGGCCTACTTCTCCTATGCACACAgcgccattttttttttcaaagggaaTGCATACTGGAGAGTGGCCAATGACAAAGACCGCCGGCAGAACTCTTCATTGGCTTTCAATGCGCTATTTCCCAAAGAGTCCATCTCGCAGAAGTGGTTCGACATTTGTGACGTTCATCCTTCCACACTGAAGATGAAGGAGCAAAATGCAGACAGAAATATC